The Sulfurimonas lithotrophica genome includes a region encoding these proteins:
- a CDS encoding ribonuclease HII, whose amino-acid sequence MLCGIDEAGRGPCAGDLVMAGCILTSDVDGLNDSKKLTERRREELFELIIQNSTYHIVKFSPKEIDDLGISKCISSGLCEILDTLDADEYLFDGNSTFGVDGLSTMIKADGKVAEVSAASIIAKVTHDRDILEEAKKYPQWEFESHKGYGTKKHIELIKKHGYSPIHRMSYKIKELREPSLF is encoded by the coding sequence ATGTTGTGTGGAATAGATGAAGCAGGACGTGGTCCTTGTGCGGGTGACTTGGTTATGGCTGGATGCATACTAACATCGGATGTGGATGGTTTAAACGATTCCAAAAAATTAACTGAGAGAAGACGCGAAGAATTATTTGAACTTATTATTCAAAACTCAACTTACCATATAGTTAAGTTTTCTCCTAAAGAGATAGATGATCTGGGGATATCAAAATGCATCTCGTCCGGTCTTTGTGAAATTTTGGATACACTAGATGCAGACGAGTATCTGTTTGACGGTAATTCTACTTTTGGTGTAGATGGTCTTAGTACCATGATAAAAGCCGACGGAAAAGTTGCAGAGGTAAGTGCCGCATCTATAATAGCAAAAGTCACACATGACAGAGACATACTAGAAGAAGCAAAAAAATACCCTCAGTGGGAGTTTGAATCACATAAAGGCTATGGTACGAAAAAGCATATAGAACTTATAAAAAAACACGGCTACAGCCCTATTCACAGAATGAGCTATAAGATAAAAGAGTTAAGAGAACCGAGTCTTTTTTAA
- the ppk2 gene encoding polyphosphate kinase 2, with protein sequence MGSKRKMVEDALGDAKDKSDFVHPDRRKKEIEQLLEDEKRNFDKKKKRVPVWIKEEVLEYEDELRMLQIELLKMQNHVKKHGLKVLMIFEGRDAAGKGGTIKRVIEHLNPRGARVVALDKPSDKEKTQWYFQRYVQHLPSAGEMVLFDRSWYNRAGVERVMDFCTQEEHSEFLHEVPELEKMLDNSGIKIFKFYFSITKDEQNKRFEKRKTDPLKQFKLSDVDQKSQELWDDYSMTKYSMLLASHTEHAPWTIIRSDDKKVARINTIKHILSNMKYEDKTKSKKLKVDDNIVIPANKEIENMQNNMSLTRDKQ encoded by the coding sequence ATGGGGTCAAAAAGAAAAATGGTTGAAGATGCACTTGGCGATGCAAAGGATAAATCGGATTTTGTGCATCCGGATAGAAGAAAAAAAGAGATAGAACAACTTTTAGAAGATGAAAAACGTAACTTTGACAAAAAGAAAAAACGTGTCCCTGTTTGGATAAAAGAAGAAGTGCTAGAGTATGAAGATGAGCTTCGTATGCTTCAGATTGAGCTTCTTAAGATGCAAAATCATGTAAAAAAGCACGGTCTAAAAGTTCTTATGATATTTGAAGGGCGTGATGCTGCAGGAAAAGGCGGTACTATAAAAAGGGTTATAGAGCATCTAAACCCGCGTGGTGCAAGAGTCGTAGCACTTGATAAACCAAGCGACAAAGAAAAAACTCAATGGTATTTTCAACGATATGTACAGCATCTACCATCTGCCGGTGAAATGGTTTTGTTTGACAGAAGTTGGTATAACCGTGCAGGAGTTGAGAGGGTTATGGATTTTTGTACACAAGAGGAACACTCGGAGTTTTTGCATGAAGTTCCCGAACTGGAGAAGATGCTCGATAATTCAGGTATAAAAATTTTCAAGTTTTATTTTTCTATCACTAAAGATGAACAAAACAAACGTTTTGAAAAACGCAAAACAGATCCGTTAAAACAATTTAAACTCTCCGACGTGGATCAAAAATCTCAAGAGTTATGGGATGATTACTCTATGACAAAATATTCCATGCTTTTGGCATCTCATACCGAACATGCACCATGGACTATTATTCGCTCAGACGATAAAAAAGTCGCACGTATAAATACGATAAAACATATCTTATCGAACATGAAGTATGAAGATAAAACGAAATCTAAAAAATTAAAAGTAGATGACAATATAGTAATACCTGCAAATAAAGAGATAGAAAATATGCAAAATAATATGTCATTAACAAGAGATAAGCAATAA
- the rpsS gene encoding 30S ribosomal protein S19: protein MARSVKKGPFVDDHLMKKVMAAKESGDKKPIKTWSRRSMVLPDFVGLTLNVHNGRQFVPVYVTENHIGYKLGEFAPTRTFKGHKGSVQKKG, encoded by the coding sequence ATGGCTCGTTCAGTAAAAAAAGGTCCTTTCGTAGATGATCATTTAATGAAAAAAGTTATGGCTGCTAAAGAAAGCGGCGATAAAAAACCTATAAAAACTTGGTCAAGAAGATCTATGGTTCTTCCTGATTTCGTTGGTTTAACATTAAATGTTCACAATGGTCGCCAATTTGTTCCTGTATATGTTACAGAGAACCACATTGGTTATAAACTTGGTGAATTCGCTCCAACTCGTACATTTAAGGGCCACAAGGGCTCTGTTCAGAAGAAGGGGTAA
- a CDS encoding response regulator: MDTGVRTITIIDDENEILLMLEKHLSREGYRVKTFDNPLNAISSIPNDTDLILLDIMMPQMNGLDALPKLQEKLPNVKVLIMTAFSTLDKVLNAHRNGANDYIMKPFPSLNELSKKIDNILND, from the coding sequence ATGGATACAGGTGTAAGAACAATTACTATTATAGACGATGAGAATGAAATTTTATTAATGCTTGAAAAACATCTCTCCAGAGAAGGATATAGAGTAAAAACTTTTGACAATCCTCTTAATGCAATATCCTCTATTCCAAATGATACCGACTTGATATTACTAGATATCATGATGCCTCAAATGAACGGTTTGGATGCCTTACCTAAACTACAAGAAAAGCTTCCTAATGTAAAGGTTCTTATAATGACTGCTTTTTCAACCCTTGATAAAGTTCTAAATGCCCATAGAAACGGTGCAAACGATTATATAATGAAACCATTTCCTTCATTAAACGAGCTAAGTAAAAAGATAGATAATATATTAAACGATTAA
- a CDS encoding 50S ribosomal protein L23 has product MADITDIKSILYTEKTLGMQEDGVIVVQTSPRMTKTGLKEVFREYFGIVPTNVNSLNQSGKVKRFRGVPGKQNDFKKFYVKLPEGAQIESLAV; this is encoded by the coding sequence ATGGCTGATATTACAGATATTAAATCTATACTATATACAGAGAAGACTCTTGGAATGCAAGAAGATGGTGTAATCGTTGTACAAACATCTCCTCGTATGACTAAGACTGGTCTTAAAGAGGTTTTTCGTGAGTATTTTGGAATCGTTCCAACAAATGTTAACTCACTTAATCAAAGCGGAAAAGTTAAACGTTTCCGTGGTGTACCTGGTAAACAAAATGACTTTAAAAAGTTCTATGTTAAGTTACCAGAAGGTGCACAAATAGAAAGTTTGGCGGTGTAA
- a CDS encoding molybdopterin molybdotransferase MoeA — MSLLSYETSQNMLSLLKVNSSKTQNLPLSASLGRILAEDIVAKYNDPQFPTASMDGYAIKYADQDLEGITILGDNPAGKNETRVVNKGECIKTFTGSKMPEGADTLIQIENVSVNEGKISIDERVALNSSVRPVGEGYKAGDVLIKKGTKIGFAEIGVMAALNKVMVKVALKPRVGVISTGSEILDLGEESDNPAQIRSSNNYTLTALFEQAGAESLQLGTVGDDKDKIMQIFQDGLEGVDILVSTGGVSVGDYDFVKDIVPRLGAEVVFKGVAIKPGRHILVAQKENKFIIALPGFAYSSTVTAILYALPLVAKMLGRKEPYKIVEAKLAQAFKKRSKNTEFTACNLVLEDGEYFVNFKGKKVGSSAILTNMLNESALMITGEEDDDLEEGTYVNVILLESI; from the coding sequence ATGAGTCTATTAAGTTATGAAACAAGTCAAAATATGCTTTCATTGTTGAAAGTAAATAGTTCTAAAACTCAAAACTTACCTCTAAGTGCATCACTGGGCAGAATATTAGCCGAAGATATCGTTGCAAAATATAACGACCCGCAATTTCCGACTGCATCTATGGATGGTTACGCTATAAAATATGCAGATCAGGATTTAGAGGGCATCACAATACTTGGAGATAATCCTGCCGGAAAAAATGAGACAAGGGTTGTAAACAAGGGTGAGTGTATCAAAACTTTTACGGGTTCAAAAATGCCGGAGGGTGCGGATACATTGATTCAGATAGAAAACGTTTCAGTAAATGAAGGTAAGATAAGTATTGATGAGCGTGTAGCTCTTAACTCGTCCGTTCGTCCTGTAGGTGAAGGTTATAAAGCCGGTGACGTGCTTATAAAAAAAGGTACAAAGATAGGTTTTGCCGAGATTGGTGTTATGGCTGCACTTAATAAAGTGATGGTAAAAGTAGCACTTAAACCACGTGTAGGCGTAATATCGACAGGAAGTGAGATACTTGATTTGGGTGAGGAGAGTGATAATCCTGCTCAAATCAGAAGTTCAAACAACTATACTCTAACTGCTTTATTTGAACAAGCAGGAGCTGAGTCTTTGCAACTTGGAACGGTGGGTGATGATAAAGACAAAATCATGCAGATTTTCCAAGACGGACTTGAAGGTGTAGATATCCTTGTAAGTACGGGCGGAGTTAGTGTGGGGGATTATGACTTTGTAAAAGATATAGTCCCTCGTCTCGGTGCAGAAGTTGTCTTTAAAGGTGTAGCCATAAAGCCGGGTCGTCATATACTTGTAGCTCAAAAAGAAAACAAGTTTATCATAGCACTTCCGGGTTTTGCATACTCTTCAACCGTGACGGCTATACTTTACGCCCTGCCATTGGTAGCAAAAATGTTAGGTCGTAAAGAGCCGTATAAGATTGTCGAAGCAAAACTTGCACAAGCTTTTAAAAAACGCTCAAAAAATACAGAATTCACGGCTTGTAACTTAGTTTTAGAAGACGGTGAATACTTTGTAAACTTTAAAGGTAAAAAAGTAGGAAGTTCGGCTATTTTAACAAATATGTTAAATGAAAGTGCCTTGATGATTACAGGTGAAGAAGACGATGACTTGGAAGAAGGCACTTATGTAAATGTTATCTTGTTGGAGAGTATTTAA
- the rplV gene encoding 50S ribosomal protein L22, protein MARALLKFIRVSPIKSRLIAREIQGMNAEEALAALEFTPNKAAKIISKVVASAVANSGNEAEDCTITSCRVDNGPVLKRFRPRARGMASGIRKPTAHILVEVEGK, encoded by the coding sequence ATGGCTAGAGCATTATTAAAATTTATTCGTGTATCACCGATCAAATCTCGCTTAATTGCTAGAGAGATTCAAGGTATGAACGCTGAAGAAGCGTTAGCAGCTTTAGAATTCACTCCAAACAAAGCAGCGAAAATTATCTCTAAAGTTGTTGCATCTGCAGTAGCTAACAGTGGTAATGAAGCTGAAGATTGTACAATCACATCATGTCGTGTTGACAATGGTCCGGTACTTAAACGTTTCCGTCCACGTGCTCGTGGTATGGCTTCAGGTATTAGAAAACCAACAGCACATATCTTAGTAGAAGTAGAGGGTAAATAG
- a CDS encoding ATP-binding response regulator, whose protein sequence is MASKDISILFVEDDDDIRAEISEYLQEYTFKNIYTVTNGQEGINSYIEYKPDIILTDLRMPILDGLEMSRHIKSINEDIPIILFTSLFEKEITEAAVDIGIDAYLFKPISKERLEKVLCKYKNRIIQKRKFLNEQKLLEEYKGAIDASAAVTKTDKNGVITYANDAFCEMSGYTKEELIGKAHNIVKHPETIDAVYLDMWKTITNKKIWHGRLKNLNKNGRTYYQHSVIVPIINEDNEIEEYIALRQDITDLFHQEEYLKKRIKEEVDKNLQLHKEKEEAKLLEEKFSIIGKMAAGITHEINTPLTYVRGNLEFLLKDIDSLDEDVKQKAYLLEDSKTIFSGINRIASIVESMREVASQAKEKPEINNIYASLITALTLSYNKSKFISNVKLIDEIFNIGMNKDKYNFSISVQKQRIEQVFVIIINNALDALKLKDDFDSRIFEIYIENTDEYLIVNFKDNAGGIDEDILPKIFNPFQSSKEEGGMGIGLNVAKRIIDDHGGKIIASNVDEGALFQVHLPHARELVSKDI, encoded by the coding sequence ATGGCTTCAAAAGATATTTCTATACTCTTTGTAGAGGATGATGACGATATAAGAGCTGAAATATCCGAGTATTTACAAGAATATACTTTTAAAAATATATATACCGTTACAAACGGCCAAGAGGGTATAAACAGCTATATCGAATATAAACCAGATATAATTTTAACAGATTTACGTATGCCTATTTTAGACGGTCTTGAAATGTCAAGACATATTAAATCTATAAATGAAGATATCCCGATAATTCTTTTTACGTCTTTGTTTGAAAAAGAGATTACCGAAGCTGCCGTCGATATCGGTATAGATGCTTACCTGTTTAAACCTATATCCAAAGAGAGGTTAGAAAAAGTACTCTGCAAATATAAAAACCGCATAATCCAAAAAAGAAAATTCCTTAATGAACAAAAGCTTTTGGAGGAGTACAAAGGTGCTATAGATGCAAGTGCCGCAGTTACCAAGACAGATAAAAACGGTGTTATAACCTACGCAAACGATGCATTTTGCGAAATGTCCGGTTATACAAAAGAGGAACTAATAGGAAAAGCACACAATATTGTCAAGCATCCTGAGACTATTGATGCCGTATATCTTGATATGTGGAAAACCATTACAAATAAAAAAATATGGCACGGAAGATTAAAAAACCTTAATAAAAACGGCAGAACCTACTATCAACACTCTGTCATAGTACCGATTATAAACGAAGACAATGAGATAGAAGAGTACATTGCCCTAAGGCAAGATATAACCGACCTGTTTCATCAAGAAGAATATTTAAAAAAAAGAATCAAAGAAGAGGTTGATAAAAATCTGCAACTTCACAAAGAAAAAGAAGAAGCTAAACTGCTTGAAGAAAAATTTTCAATAATAGGAAAAATGGCGGCAGGTATTACACATGAGATAAATACACCTTTAACTTATGTCAGGGGTAATTTGGAATTTTTACTAAAAGACATAGACAGTCTTGATGAAGATGTAAAACAAAAAGCTTATTTACTAGAAGACTCCAAGACCATATTTAGCGGTATAAATAGAATAGCATCTATAGTCGAGTCTATGAGAGAGGTTGCTTCTCAGGCAAAAGAAAAACCTGAGATTAATAATATATACGCCTCTTTAATAACGGCTTTAACTTTATCTTATAATAAATCAAAATTTATCTCGAATGTAAAACTTATAGATGAAATATTTAACATAGGTATGAATAAAGACAAATATAACTTCAGTATCTCTGTTCAAAAACAAAGAATCGAACAAGTATTTGTAATAATTATCAACAATGCCCTAGATGCTCTAAAGCTAAAAGATGATTTTGATTCAAGAATATTTGAAATATATATAGAAAATACGGATGAATACCTTATCGTCAACTTTAAAGACAATGCAGGCGGGATAGATGAAGATATACTACCAAAAATATTTAACCCATTCCAAAGCAGCAAGGAAGAAGGCGGAATGGGGATAGGACTAAATGTAGCTAAAAGAATAATAGATGATCATGGAGGAAAAATAATAGCTTCAAATGTTGATGAAGGTGCACTTTTTCAAGTGCACCTTCCCCATGCCAGAGAACTTGTAAGTAAAGATATATAA
- the rplD gene encoding 50S ribosomal protein L4, which translates to MSAIVLNEKMEKASELALPESFAGINPHNLYLYVKSAQAAARANTAFTKGRSDVRGGGKKPWAQKGGGRARAGSRRSPVFVGGGKAFGSQNNRNYDLKVNKKQKKLALNFALNEHAQNGSLFIVDSIAVESGKTKDAYAMFKALGQRDTLFVKSLLDEKTFLAFENIADTYVIESNELNAYLAANFRSIVIEKAVWETLVGEAK; encoded by the coding sequence ATGAGCGCAATCGTTTTAAATGAAAAAATGGAAAAAGCATCTGAGTTAGCACTACCGGAGAGTTTCGCAGGTATCAACCCTCATAACTTATACCTATATGTAAAGTCAGCTCAAGCAGCTGCACGTGCTAATACGGCATTTACAAAAGGTAGAAGTGACGTTAGAGGTGGTGGTAAGAAGCCATGGGCTCAAAAAGGTGGTGGACGTGCACGTGCCGGTTCACGTCGTTCTCCGGTATTCGTAGGCGGGGGTAAAGCTTTTGGTTCTCAAAACAACCGTAATTACGATTTAAAAGTAAATAAAAAGCAGAAAAAACTTGCTTTAAACTTTGCTTTAAATGAGCATGCACAAAATGGTAGTTTATTTATCGTAGATAGCATCGCAGTTGAGTCTGGTAAAACTAAAGATGCATATGCAATGTTTAAAGCACTTGGTCAAAGAGATACTCTTTTTGTTAAGTCTTTATTAGATGAAAAAACTTTTTTAGCGTTTGAAAACATTGCTGATACTTATGTTATCGAGTCTAATGAATTAAACGCATACTTAGCTGCTAACTTCCGTTCAATCGTGATCGAAAAAGCAGTATGGGAAACTCTAGTAGGTGAGGCGAAATAA
- a CDS encoding HepT-like ribonuclease domain-containing protein has product MSKESISKVYLILEKIEYIEQIVDNNGGIVKSLEDSVTLRPAILMHLTAIAEQFNKLKKDHADDILSAFDDKDVKGMYDVRTYIAHEYEGVNLSIVEWIIRNGLPKFKKQCTEIINSSK; this is encoded by the coding sequence ATGTCTAAAGAATCAATTAGTAAAGTTTATTTGATTCTAGAGAAGATAGAATATATAGAGCAAATTGTTGATAATAACGGTGGTATAGTAAAATCACTTGAAGATAGTGTTACATTAAGACCTGCAATACTTATGCATCTAACAGCCATAGCTGAACAATTTAATAAATTAAAAAAAGATCACGCGGATGACATTTTAAGTGCTTTTGATGACAAAGATGTTAAAGGTATGTATGATGTTAGAACTTACATAGCTCATGAATATGAAGGTGTAAACCTATCTATAGTTGAGTGGATAATTAGAAACGGTCTGCCAAAATTTAAAAAGCAATGTACAGAAATTATAAATAGTTCTAAATGA
- the rplB gene encoding 50S ribosomal protein L2, translating to MAMKTYRPTTPSRRFYTNIDSSDITAKASVRSLLKKLPVHSGRNNNGRITSRHKEGGAKKLYRIIDFKRNKFGIQGTVSTIEYDPYRNCRIALITYADGEKRYILQPKGLNVGDKVESAEAGLDVKPGNTMKLKNIPVGTLVHNIELKTGKGGQLVRSAGTSAQIMGRDGKYVSLRMPSSEMRLVLGECLATCGVVGNEEYTNIVLAKAGRTRHMGIRPQTRGSAMNPIDHPHGGGEGKTNSGRHPVTPWGKPTKGAKTRRKKASDKLIITRRKPNAKRVG from the coding sequence ATGGCAATGAAAACTTATAGACCGACTACTCCGTCACGTCGTTTTTATACAAATATTGACAGCTCAGACATTACGGCTAAAGCAAGTGTTCGTTCACTTCTTAAAAAGCTTCCTGTTCACTCAGGTCGTAATAATAACGGTCGTATCACTTCTCGTCATAAAGAGGGTGGAGCTAAGAAACTTTACCGTATCATAGATTTCAAAAGAAATAAGTTTGGAATTCAAGGTACAGTTAGTACAATTGAGTATGATCCATACCGTAACTGTCGTATCGCACTTATCACATATGCTGATGGTGAAAAAAGATATATCCTACAACCTAAAGGTTTAAATGTAGGTGATAAAGTTGAATCTGCTGAAGCTGGTTTAGACGTTAAACCTGGTAACACTATGAAACTTAAAAATATCCCTGTTGGTACATTAGTTCACAACATTGAGCTTAAGACTGGTAAAGGTGGACAATTAGTTCGTTCAGCTGGAACATCTGCTCAAATCATGGGTCGTGATGGTAAATATGTATCTTTACGTATGCCTTCATCAGAGATGCGTTTAGTACTTGGTGAGTGTTTAGCTACTTGTGGTGTTGTTGGAAACGAAGAATATACTAACATCGTTTTAGCTAAAGCTGGTCGTACTCGTCACATGGGTATCCGTCCTCAAACTCGTGGTTCTGCAATGAACCCAATTGATCACCCGCATGGTGGTGGTGAAGGTAAAACGAACTCAGGTCGTCACCCAGTTACTCCTTGGGGTAAACCAACGAAGGGTGCTAAAACTCGTCGTAAAAAAGCTAGTGATAAATTAATTATTACTCGCCGTAAACCAAATGCTAAAAGGGTAGGATAA
- a CDS encoding DUF4143 domain-containing protein, producing MQNLLEEFYKTDLIVNKFQYRKLYIEDNISYQINGISQVGKTKLVKNYLLSLKKNTYIYIDCSDVRIDIEEFNKHISKFCIKNRIDVLVYDNYTKEFKIPNVSQLIITSQMPIQNEYLTQVTLYPLDYEEFLAYEHKYDSTALNHFVQLGGYPAMHKINSDERITYIQKSLQCILEPQEFEILKNCAKMTSTKLSPFSIYERLKQTQRVSKDKLYKSYDNLVSKNYIHQLSKFNSQRATKKIYLCDISLKSALVSQKHFGRLFENMLYLELLKHNHEIYYEEGIDFYLPQDSEIILSMPFADERTLFKKVESIEAFIITYGITQITAITMNNEATISHPFSRIEMIPFDIWALGD from the coding sequence ATGCAAAATTTACTTGAAGAGTTTTATAAAACAGATTTAATCGTCAATAAGTTTCAATATAGAAAACTATATATAGAAGACAATATTTCTTATCAAATAAACGGAATATCACAAGTAGGCAAGACAAAACTTGTAAAAAACTATCTTCTAAGCCTTAAAAAAAATACTTATATATATATAGATTGTTCAGATGTGAGAATTGATATAGAAGAGTTTAACAAACATATATCCAAATTTTGCATAAAAAACAGAATAGATGTACTTGTTTATGATAACTATACAAAAGAGTTTAAAATACCAAATGTATCTCAGCTTATAATCACGTCACAAATGCCCATACAAAATGAGTACTTAACTCAAGTAACGCTTTATCCACTTGATTACGAAGAGTTTTTAGCATATGAGCATAAGTATGATTCAACTGCACTAAACCATTTTGTACAACTAGGCGGATATCCTGCTATGCATAAAATAAATTCTGATGAAAGGATTACATACATACAAAAATCTCTTCAGTGCATACTTGAACCCCAAGAGTTTGAGATACTAAAAAATTGTGCAAAAATGACAAGTACAAAACTCTCACCTTTTTCTATATATGAAAGACTAAAGCAAACACAAAGAGTTTCAAAAGACAAACTATATAAGAGTTATGATAATTTAGTCTCTAAAAACTATATCCATCAACTCTCAAAATTTAATAGTCAACGGGCTACAAAAAAAATATATCTTTGTGATATTTCACTAAAATCAGCCCTTGTGAGTCAAAAACATTTTGGTCGCCTATTTGAAAATATGCTTTATCTTGAGTTGCTAAAACATAATCACGAAATATATTATGAAGAAGGTATAGATTTTTATCTGCCACAAGACAGTGAGATAATTTTATCGATGCCCTTTGCAGATGAGCGGACTCTATTTAAAAAAGTGGAGTCTATAGAAGCTTTTATTATTACCTACGGCATTACTCAAATAACTGCCATAACAATGAATAATGAAGCTACCATCTCTCATCCTTTTTCAAGGATAGAGATGATACCATTTGATATATGGGCATTAGGAGATTAA
- the rpsC gene encoding 30S ribosomal protein S3, whose product MGQKVNPIGLRLGINRNWESRWFPNFKTAPAALGEDHKIRTYLKKELYYAGVSNIIIERTVKRLRVTIVAARPGIIIGKKGADIEKLKNNLQKLIGKAISVNIKEEKKANISGQLVAENVATQLERRVAFRRAMKKVMQNAQRSGAKGIKVSVSGRLGGAEMARTEWYLEGRVPLHTLRAKIDYGFAEAHTTYGIIGIKVWIFKGEVLTKGIPQEAKEEKKERPRKRAPRKEKAE is encoded by the coding sequence ATGGGTCAAAAAGTTAATCCTATTGGTTTACGTCTTGGAATCAACCGTAACTGGGAAAGCAGATGGTTTCCTAACTTTAAAACTGCTCCTGCAGCTTTAGGTGAAGATCACAAGATTCGTACATATTTAAAGAAAGAGTTATACTATGCTGGTGTTTCTAACATTATCATTGAAAGAACTGTTAAGCGTCTTCGTGTAACTATCGTAGCAGCTCGTCCCGGTATTATCATCGGTAAAAAAGGTGCTGATATCGAGAAACTTAAAAACAATCTTCAAAAACTTATAGGGAAAGCTATCTCTGTAAATATTAAAGAAGAGAAAAAAGCTAACATCTCCGGTCAATTAGTTGCTGAAAACGTAGCTACTCAACTAGAGCGTCGTGTTGCGTTTAGACGTGCGATGAAAAAAGTTATGCAAAACGCACAAAGAAGTGGTGCTAAAGGTATTAAAGTATCTGTAAGTGGTCGTCTTGGTGGAGCTGAAATGGCTCGTACTGAGTGGTACTTAGAAGGTCGTGTTCCTTTACATACTCTACGTGCTAAAATCGATTACGGTTTCGCAGAAGCTCATACTACATACGGAATTATCGGTATCAAAGTATGGATCTTCAAAGGTGAGGTACTAACTAAAGGTATCCCTCAAGAAGCTAAAGAAGAAAAAAAAGAGCGCCCTCGTAAACGTGCTCCAAGAAAAGAAAAGGCGGAATAG
- the rpsJ gene encoding 30S ribosomal protein S10 — MEKIRLKLKAYDHRVLDRSVASIVEAVKRTGAVIRGPIPLPTKIRKYTVLKSPHVNKSSREQFEIRMHARMIDIVSATPETVDSLMKLDLAPEVDVEVRSMDK, encoded by the coding sequence ATGGAAAAAATTCGTTTGAAATTGAAAGCTTACGATCATCGTGTATTAGATAGATCAGTAGCGTCAATCGTAGAGGCTGTAAAACGTACTGGTGCGGTTATCCGTGGTCCGATACCTTTACCGACAAAAATTCGTAAATATACAGTTTTAAAATCACCGCACGTAAACAAAAGTTCACGTGAGCAATTTGAAATTCGTATGCACGCTAGAATGATAGATATCGTTTCTGCAACTCCAGAAACTGTTGATTCATTAATGAAACTTGACTTAGCACCGGAAGTAGACGTAGAAGTACGTTCTATGGATAAGTAA
- a CDS encoding nucleotidyltransferase family protein yields MKKEFILNYLSTVKSKYQNEGFLIKALFGSYSRDEADDNSDVDILVEATPEFANRYGFGSIERIKEIQSEISSALGLPVDLADSSGMGKTGKKFIIDRAIYV; encoded by the coding sequence ATGAAAAAAGAATTTATCCTAAACTATCTTAGTACTGTTAAAAGCAAGTATCAAAACGAAGGCTTTCTAATAAAAGCACTTTTTGGCTCTTATTCTCGAGATGAAGCAGATGATAATAGTGACGTAGATATTCTTGTAGAAGCAACTCCTGAGTTTGCAAACAGATATGGTTTTGGGTCAATTGAACGTATTAAAGAAATTCAGTCTGAAATTTCAAGTGCATTAGGATTGCCTGTAGATTTGGCTGATAGTAGTGGTATGGGAAAAACCGGTAAAAAGTTTATTATAGATAGAGCTATATATGTCTAA
- the rplC gene encoding 50S ribosomal protein L3 gives MEYIVEKIGMSRTITVPSKPVTLLKVVDAKVCEVNDGTAIVAYNSGKKMNKSIEGQQKKYSLSSEFNRFVTLEVANTEAGDLDLAPLAEAKILKSTFTTKGRGFSGAMKRWNFGGGPASHGHRFGRRVGSIGNAEWPGRVMKGRKMPGQYGNVQNSVKNEIVSYDAENGVIAVLGSVSGANGSLGRVKVAK, from the coding sequence GTGGAATATATTGTTGAAAAAATCGGTATGAGCCGTACTATCACTGTACCTAGTAAACCAGTTACTTTATTAAAAGTAGTTGATGCTAAAGTATGTGAAGTTAACGATGGAACTGCTATTGTAGCTTACAACAGCGGTAAAAAAATGAATAAATCAATTGAAGGTCAACAAAAAAAGTATAGCCTTTCATCTGAGTTTAACCGTTTCGTTACTTTAGAAGTAGCAAACACTGAAGCCGGTGATTTAGATTTAGCACCTTTAGCAGAAGCTAAAATTTTAAAATCTACTTTTACTACTAAAGGTCGCGGTTTTTCCGGTGCTATGAAGCGTTGGAACTTTGGTGGCGGTCCTGCATCTCACGGTCACAGATTCGGTCGTAGAGTAGGTTCAATCGGTAATGCTGAATGGCCAGGTCGTGTAATGAAAGGGCGTAAGATGCCTGGACAATACGGAAATGTACAAAATAGTGTTAAAAATGAAATCGTTTCTTACGATGCTGAAAACGGTGTAATTGCTGTTTTAGGTTCAGTATCTGGTGCAAACGGTTCATTAGGTCGTGTAAAGGTAGCTAAATAA